The following are encoded together in the Humulus lupulus chromosome 5, drHumLupu1.1, whole genome shotgun sequence genome:
- the LOC133778990 gene encoding uncharacterized protein LOC133778990 → MTLVSKVDPLRYILSKPVLSGRLAKWSLILSKFEINFVPQKAIKGQALADFLAAHPALDNMEFHEDLPDEEVFTIETSSWQLYFDGAAKKCGAGAVIVFVTPSGGLMPYSFHILAICTNNVAEYEALIIALKIVLEMQIQSLEVYGNSLLIIKQING, encoded by the coding sequence ATGACATTAGTGTCAAAAGTTGACCCTTTGAGGTACATTCTATCAAAACCCGTGTTGTCTGGGCGATTGGCAAAATGGTCCTTGATTTTATCAAAGTTTGAAATCAACTTTGTCCCGCAAaaagcaataaaaggacaagcattggctgaTTTTCTGGCAGCGCACCCGGCTCTAGACAATATGGAGTTTCACGAGGACCTTCCAGACGAGGAAGTTTTCACAATTGAAACCTCATCTTGGCAACTTTACTTTGATGGGGCAGCAAAGAAATGTGGGGCAGGTGCTGTCATTGTCTTTGTGACACCTTCTGGAGGACTGATGCCTTACTCTTTTCACATTCTGGCTATATGTACCAATAATGTAGCAGAATATGAAGCGTTAATAATCGCTCTCAAAATTGTACTTGAAATGCAAATACAATCACTAGAGGTATATGGCAATTCTCTTCTGATTATCAAACAAATTAATGGCTAA